The sequence below is a genomic window from Lycium ferocissimum isolate CSIRO_LF1 chromosome 9, AGI_CSIRO_Lferr_CH_V1, whole genome shotgun sequence.
CTTCCACTTCCTGCGAAAAAATCATGGTAAGTATCATTTCATTGACATATATGTCTcacattaaatcaagaaaattgtcAGTAAATACCTGAGTTTTGTTTACAGAAAAGCGCAGCTTTCCTAGTTCAACTTGCAGATGGTCAAAAAATTCTTTGTTCAATCTGTAAACTAAGATATGTTAGAAAATTTCaagtaaagaagaaaaaactatAGCAGGGACAGCCAAGAAATCCATGCAATTTGATGTTATAAGGGTCCTGTACCAGTTCCTCTGGGACATGTTAGCAAACTTTAAACTAGGTCAAGTACCAAtactttctcaattttttgatAACAACATAAAGGTCAAGAAAATGGACGATAATAAAGAAATTCTCCTCCTCTATCTTAAGAGGCAACAATTTGATCGTTACACGAAGTCTATAATTTTATAGCTTTCTTTTTCTGCACAAGTGAACAAAAAACAGACTCGAAATCATGTGCATTTTCATGAACACAGAATAATCAAAAGCAAAAGGCGGCAAATTTAAATACTCAACTGTCGAATAACCTAACAGAGCTGAAGCTGAAACTAATGCAGCAAAGATTCAAACAAATTATAGCATTTTTTGGCTTTGCCACAAGAGAAGTAAATGTTACCACCTGAGCTGTGATACTGGAGAGCGGATAACTCACCGTGGTCTCATTCTTGCAATCTCAAACTCAATCTCTTGGGCTTCAGTGTCAAGAAAAAACTCCACAAGCCCTTCCACTGTATCCGGAATTACTCGTGACTGATCAAGACAAAAAGAACATATAAGATAAAGATATGCATAACATTTGTATCCGTAACAAAATAGAAAAGATTCAAAGTATGTTTTACTAACTACTCCACATATTGTTGCAGACCtaatataaacaaataaaatcagCTTAATATGAAGTGGTCACTTCaattttaacatggtatcaAGTACTTCTTAGATTCAACTCGCTATCAACAAAAACATTTCCTCATACTTGAcacaagaaaaagaattatatCTTGTTTGATCGAGCTTCTGGGAagccaaaagtgtttttttcaaaaaaaaaaaaaaaatacttatgaAGTATTTGACAAGCTTCTAAAAAAATAGTGGTTTTGAGTAGTagcaaaaactatttttagaaGCCTATAAAAtagcttttcttcaaaagaaattttgaaaccTTCAAATACAAATTACTTCTCTAATATTGGCTAAAGTTTTTTCACACTGACTAGACAAACACAAACTGTTACCATCCAAAAGTACAAAAAATACTtctaaaaaacaaaaatcaaattttgaaagtttGCTATTAGTCCCCACGAGGGGCGTGTTACTGGCCTAATATAAATAAACTAATTAACAATGCTCCCTCTTACCAGCTTAAATTGTTAGATAATATGGTAACATCcattcaattcaacaacaattaCCTCACGAAGAACTCTGCGACGCTCTTTTTCTTCACGGACTTGCTGTTCAAATTCTTCTCTAGCCGCAGCATCGTTCTCAAGGCGTCTCTGGAACTCGAGTCTAGCTATATGACCCGTTTGGGGTGGACCCAATAAGCCATCAGGGTCCTGTATAATTCATAAATCAAAGTCACCAATTTATCATGCACTTACCAAATTACTACTACTCCCGCTgtctatttttacttgtcctaaCTTGACACATCTTTAAGatgatgacaattttactatatcacttCTAATTATTACTAAATGATCTAACGATcgaaatcaatcaaacatactttaaagTTGTGCAGCCACTGACAATTACTTAAAGTTTCCAACTTATTAATCAATAGTAATTAGTAAGGGTACACCcttcatccattttcacttgTAGGAAGtataaattgaataaaaattttactatatcacccctaattattactaagttatctaatgattgaaattaatcaaacatattttaaaagttgtgcaCTCATTAACAACTACTTAAAGTTTCCAACCCAATGATCAATAGTATAGGGTAAAACAGGAACAAAATGGTAAactatctcttgatttttcaaacttgataagtaaaaatggacaacTAATTTTAAGACCCTTTTGGCCATGAGAATGattcacttttttccagaatttctttcactttatttgaaaatcagtatTTGGCcacgaaaatttcaaatacaactaaAGAATAACAAAACACAAccccaacttcaaaaattccaaataaagtaaaaaatatttgatttctatggccaaacgtcTACTTAGTATacaggacaagtaaaaatagacTGAGGAACATGGGAGTGAGGGAAACTAAAAGAGGAGATATATAGATACCCATTCAAGTCTACCAGCACAACGAATTGGGTTTACGTAAGTCTTGGGTTTAACGAATTTGGGCCTGTTGAATTGAGCTCCAATGAGGGAACTAGCAAAGCTAATGCTGAATATTGAGGCCATTATTGGCCGTTATTGATGAGAGCTTTCAAATGTCTGGTTGTTAAGAGTTTAGTTAGTTTCCCGGTGCTTTATCCCTTAGAAATACGCACCAAAAAAGAAACTCTTATCTAGAGaagtgacaaaaatggtcccttatgtttgggAATAGGCTTAAAGTGGTCTCTCAAATATATTACTAAgcaattttggtcctttaagttgtCAAAAGTGAGCACTTTTAGTTCTGTCAGATATATTTTAACAAATTATGTCTGTTACATTACAGGGGAATTGTGAAGAATAAACTTAACCAGAAATATTAGGAAAGTTCCTTcaaattataaaaatgaaagacaAGAAATTGCACTAGACACGAGCAGAAGTTGCATCtcaaaaattacatcaaaatcttgaaaataGATCAAAAATAGAATCGTCTGTGAGttcccacattttttttttttgtggttccAATCAAATCTAATAGACAcaaatttgttaaataattgATGGAAACTAAAATTAAAAGTGCTCGCTTTCAACAAACTTAAAGGTCTAAAACTACTCAGAAATATACTTGAAGGACTATTTTGAACATATCCTCAAACATAAGAGACtactttttgttattttcatgtcttatctacaatttctttttataataCTCAACTTATTCGACTTTGTGTGACATTATTTCTTTGTTAGTCCGTTAAAATAACTGATGAATTTTATGATTGATAATTTTTTATAGTTGtataattattaaaatatattgatatattctaaactacaaattttaaaaatttaacaatcaaatatttattatgATAAGAAATATTTAAGActataaattataaaattttatttctttattaaattttatgtcaagtcaaattatattaaataaagtAAAACAGATGGAGTATATGGCTCAATCTACTTGAGCTTGCTATAATTACATAACTGTAACTGCAAATGCAAAATTTTACTAGCATGAATCATGTAACAATATatcaaaaaatgaatttcaGACTTTAATTCATGTATCAATCAGTTTAGAATTGATGTGCATGTCTGCCCTCCTATTTCTCTTTGCCCCGATTTATGGCCCAACTTTTGATTCATAAAAGTCCTGATAattgcgaattgcccttcttttggggtggtctttaaattttgcctcttatatttgtaatttttaaattttgccctttttcacAAAAACTCACGGGTTCAAGGTTCGAACCCCACaatcagtcaaaaattttaaaaaaattcgcaatgcagagtttaaatttcgctatgcccacCCAgcattttagttatgtttaaccaAAAGTCTACCGACGAGggcggactttgccttgaggaatatatatatatatatatatatatatatatatttttttttttttttaaggtaaaCTTTCGTTAtaccttaactaaaagtgtgccatAAGACACAACTAAAAGATAATTATAAGGCttttaacttttccttaaggaataaCTAAAATTATGCCGGACCGCATAACTATAAGTTCCGCCTTATATGGCAaagtttatgccttaaggaaaagttctgctTTAGGGGCAtaattttagttatgccttaactaaaaatctgccccataaggcataactaaaagtatgcccttaaggcataactaaaagtttgccttataaggcaaagtatatgtcttaaggaaaagttatgtcttatagggcatacttttagttatgccttaactaaaagtctgccccataaggcataactaggaaaaggcttttagttaaggcttaattaaaagtctgtcCATAAGTATGCCGTACCCGGCATACGCTTGTTAAGGAATAATCAAAGTtttgccggacccggcatacgcTTGTTAAGGAATAACCAAAGTCAATGCCGGGACTTAAGATACTTATGCTAAGTCCATCGATAAGTGTACGAGATGCGATAGGTCCCAAGATAACTTCCGCTATTCCTTACCAAACAGATCGGGCTCGCATACACGCGACtcaaaccttgccttgcgatttttttttttttaatctatgcTTGAGCGGACCCAAGATAATCGTCCGTCCATATAGTTTGCCccgcatacacttgttaaggaataacCAAAGTTATGTCGACCAAGATACTTACGCCAAGTCCCGCCATAGGCATGACGCAACGTgtggtccgcataactttgtttattccttaacaagtgtatgctgGGTCCGGCATACATGCGAcccaaactttgccttgcgattttttttctttttaatttatgcttgagcgggggttcgaatccagaacctcatgattttgCTGCCTCGGGTTGCAGAACGcgaaggggcaaaaattaaagaccaaagatatggggggcaaaatttaaattcacatgaaatatgaaatgaaaatttaaagaccacccccaaaagaagggcaatccgcgcaaaaaaatgttgcaTCCTCCTGTTAAGGCCCAATAGATTTACTATACCATGTTTTGTGGGCAATTCGCACGAATGCTCTatcttggggtggtctttaatgttTGTCCATCaaatcgctggtctttaatttttgccgaCGTGATATCGCTTTATTTTCGCACCACAAAGCTCTCACCGGTGCAGCAGAAACCATATCCAAAGAGTTCAACTCAGAGAAACCAACTCAGAGCATAATAATATATTACAGAAAGTATTACATAGTTTTCTTTAGGAGACTATCAACATTTCAACATCAGCAAGTGCTCTAGATCAAGTCCTAGTTTTCTTTTATACTTTCTATTGTGGAAAGGTTTTACATTTCAACATCACCAAGCACTGTTGTAGACTTGTAGTCTCTAAATCAAGATCCTTCAACGTTATTACAATTTTCTTGTTCCATTTAATTCAAGAGACGTGGATACTACGGCGCCAACAGGATTGTCTTTCAAGATCACTCATGCTTCAAGCGACAgcatatttcaattattttcttttcttttcaatgcCTTAAACAGCAATATGAAAAGAAGAGATTAACTTTGACAGTCTACTCTGTTGTCCCTCCAATTGAAAAGAAGAGATGGATAGTCAAATACAGTATTGAATATAGCCGTGATTACATTGCATCGGGTTTTTGTTCAGTGGCAAGAGTAATATAGTGCAAGATGTGTAATAGACGCACATGACAggttcaaatcattttttaaatcatgGTATACCATTATCCACCGAATTTCAAAGCTTAAAATAAGTATGTTATTTAAAAGAGCATGAAAAATAAAGATCAGACTGATGCTTCATAACTTGCACTCAATATTTACATCCACGCAAAGTATGGCCTTTTTCCTCTGTAGTGTACAGTACATTATGTTCCCACCCAATTACCAAAGATGTGCTACTAAACTCCATGGTCTAAAGCAACAGTAGAACTGAGCTAACTATACTTTTTAGGTTACAATTACCATCCATACAAGGTACAAACTAGATAGCTGCACATAGTAGAGTCAATAGACTCAAAGCAATCAGCAAATCTGCTATTTGCAATGTCAATAAATATTCAACTTTATTATAAACTTAAACTCATCTTAAACGTCTGTTCAATCTGCTGCCGAACTGAACAAAGTGAAAACTTCCCCagaagatgaaaaaaattatgatgCAGATACAGCATCTACTATCAAATGTACATCCTGTTTCAGTTCTGTAGATGTTTTGGTTTAATAATCTGAAGCCCGTCCATGAATGGTCTCAATGGCTCTGGTATAATAACTGAGCCATCTTCTTGCTGGAAATTCTCAAGCAAGCATACCATCATTCGCGGAACAGCACATGCTGTAGCATTTAGTGTGTGAACGAACTGTGTGGGAGCTGCATTTTTGCCCTTTCTAGGACTTGATGATTCGGGGCGATACCTTATTCCCAGCCGACGACTTTGATAATCTGTGCAATTTGATGCACTTGATATCTGTTGATCAAAGAGCATAGCAGATTAGGATATTGTTAAAAGAATATAAAGAATCAAGTTAAGGCAGAACAAGTGATTCAGTTGTTCTAGCTTAGTTCAACCACTCAACAATTCAACAGTAGCAGAAATTATGGACGGTCCAGTTCTATTGTACatgtgaaagaaaagaaaaaagaatagaaTTGGTGTCATTTCCTACCTCGCCGTAACGGCCCAATCCTGGCATCCAGGCCTCCACATCAAATTTACGATATGCTGGGGCACCTAGATCCTCGGTTGCCATGTCCAATGTCCTGCACATAGTATGATTTGCTTATAggaattggagaaagaaaggcAAATGTATGTTTGGTGCACAAAAATTGAACAACTAAACATGcataacttgttactcgtataTATGAAATTAAGTTGCTCACTTGAAATGAAATCCGAGTGATGAGAAGAGCTCTTCTTCAATCTCAATGAGTTCTTTATGGTATGAATCACTTTCATCAGGTCGGCATAGTATGAACATTTCCACCTTGCTGAACTGGTGAACTCGATAAAGTCCCCTGTCGCCAAATCAGACATTAATTACTTGATGCAATAAGGAAATATATGCACAACTTTGTGCGTGCACAGACATATAATTTTCACAAGACTGGCGACTTTTTCTGGACAATCAGTGATGAAACTAGGTACTAAAGGCACAAACGGGcatagcccccccccccccgggatATTAAAGTAAATAATACATTTAGTGGGCTCATGGAATAGTTTATATATGACatattacatttaaaaaaaacctGAACTATTCATGTTTTGTAACTTTCATAATTGAACTGTGGGGGGTAATTGGGTGTGTTATTAACTCTGAATGTTTCCTATTCAAAAGTTCAAAATCCCTGAACAAAACTAACTTAATGCGTGTATTTCACGTCACGCGTCATACACGTGGCATACACATggtattttcttcaaaataagaCCACccctaaaaaaaagaaaaagaaaaacttggCACTATTTGCAACTTACATACTTAAAAGTATTGGGTGTTTCTATTGCCCCTCATCTTCCATTTTTCTATTCGTTACCtcttaaattaaactaaacaaaagaaaactgacttcatatcccaaaaaaaaattctaaggtCTGATTGGTTGAATGGATGGGAAAgaaataggtttttttttaaaataaagttttctGATGTCTGGTGTGATAGCAATCTGTTAGTTAGCATGAACCAATACATCTACGGATTTTATTTTAGGTACGGCTCACTTCTCTCTACCTCCTTTTCTCTCATTAACTTTAATAACACATCCAGTTCTTCACCTGCTTCTATAGATCTGAAAATCTCAGCACT
It includes:
- the LOC132030420 gene encoding uncharacterized protein LOC132030420; translated protein: MASIFSISFASSLIGAQFNRPKFVKPKTYVNPIRCAGRLEWDPDGLLGPPQTGHIARLEFQRRLENDAAAREEFEQQVREEKERRRVLRESRVIPDTVEGLVEFFLDTEAQEIEFEIARMRPRLNKEFFDHLQVELGKLRFSVNKTQEVEDRLIELEALQKALLEATEAYDKLQADLVATKKNLTEILTSKDVKATLLDLVERNELNRPLLTLLDENIATAHSVNQKQAAEYMEKLRGLVLKYLTV